CCCGGAAATCACCATTTACTACTCAAGAGAAGCGGTGCCAAATATTTCGTGGAAGTAAAGGATGGACCGCTTGTCTACCATCAGCGTCCATCTGTAGATGTTCTTTTCAACTCAGCAGCACAGTACGCCGGGGTCAATGCCATAGGAGTCATACTCACCGGTATGGGAAAAGACGGGGCTCATGGGCTGCTGCAATTAAAAAATGCAGGTGCAGCTACAATCGCGCAGGATGAAAAGAGCTGTGTCGTATTCGGCATGCCAAGGGAAGCGATTGAAGCAGGAGCAGTGGAGACAGTTGTTCCACTCAACAAAATAGCACAGACTATCCTTTCAAAATGCTGAAAGTATGATATGATAGATAACTGATTGAGAATTACCACTTATAAAGAAAGAGAGGCAGCATAGTGGATGTCCGTTATGTAAATCCATTCATTCTTTCAACAATTGAGACATTCAATATTATGCTCAAGCTCAAAGTCACTCCGGGTAAACCGCAGCTGAAAATGGACCCTTTCCCGACACATGATATCTCCGGTATTATCGGAATATCAGGAGACGCTGTTGGTACTATAGCCATCAGCTATCCAAGAATTGTCGCACTGAAGACAGTATCCAGATTTCTTGATGCTGAATTCAAAATTTTTGACTATGCTGTCACGGATGCAATTGGTGAGATCACCAATATCATAGCCGGAAGCGCAAAAAAGGATCTTGGCGGACTGAATGTCCAGATATCTCTTCCCAATGTGGTGATCGGAAGAAACCACAGGCTGGTAGGTCCTAAAAACGCGCAGAATATTCTGGTACCGCTTCAGTCTGAACTTGGTTCAATGTACCTTGAGGTAAGCTTGAAAACACCCTGAACAATTATAAATATTTGCAATTTAAAAGGAATGTGATTGTATGACAAACATTATGCTCGTAGATGACTCAACCACACTCAGGCGTATTCAGCGGAACATCATCGAAAAACTCATGTCATGTACAATTGTCGAAGCCTCAGACGGTAAAGACGCAATAGAAAAGCTTAAAAACTTCAAGCCGGATTTGTTTTTCCTTGATGTAAACATGCCGAATATGGATGGAATCAGTCTACTTAAACACCTCCGGAGCAACGCACAAT
The Fibrobacter sp. DNA segment above includes these coding regions:
- a CDS encoding chemotaxis protein CheX, which encodes MDVRYVNPFILSTIETFNIMLKLKVTPGKPQLKMDPFPTHDISGIIGISGDAVGTIAISYPRIVALKTVSRFLDAEFKIFDYAVTDAIGEITNIIAGSAKKDLGGLNVQISLPNVVIGRNHRLVGPKNAQNILVPLQSELGSMYLEVSLKTP
- a CDS encoding response regulator — its product is MTNIMLVDDSTTLRRIQRNIIEKLMSCTIVEASDGKDAIEKLKNFKPDLFFLDVNMPNMDGISLLKHLRSNAQYASSKIVMCTSESEKTKIIETIKLGANSYIVKPFSPETLEQKLKDLKVI